The following coding sequences lie in one Rhabdothermincola sediminis genomic window:
- the recA gene encoding recombinase RecA, with the protein MEREKALEMALGQIEKQFGKGSVMKMGEKGAMAVETIPTGALALDLALGVGGLPRGRIVEIYGPESSGKSTLAMHVVAEAQRNGGICAYIDAEHAMDPVYARAIGVDVDELLISQPDTGEQALEIADMLIRSGALDVVVIDSVAALTPRAEIEGEMGDSHVGLQARLMSQALRKLTANLNKSNTICIFINQLREKIGVMFGSPETTPGGRALKFYASVRLDIRRIESIKDGVEVIGNRTRVKVVKNKVAPPFRQCEFDIMYGKGISREGSLLDVGVDQGIVKKSGAWFTYEGEQLGQGRENAKQFLAENPEIMMEISDRVLSAVGIGAADEMTEADDIPITLDD; encoded by the coding sequence GTGGAGCGAGAGAAGGCCCTCGAGATGGCCCTGGGTCAGATCGAGAAGCAGTTCGGCAAAGGGTCGGTCATGAAGATGGGCGAGAAGGGCGCCATGGCGGTCGAGACCATCCCGACCGGCGCCTTGGCCCTCGACCTGGCACTCGGCGTCGGGGGGCTCCCCCGGGGCCGGATCGTCGAGATCTACGGCCCGGAGTCGTCGGGCAAGTCCACCCTCGCCATGCACGTCGTGGCCGAGGCGCAGCGCAACGGCGGCATCTGCGCGTACATCGACGCCGAGCACGCCATGGACCCGGTCTACGCCCGGGCCATCGGCGTCGACGTCGACGAGTTGCTCATCTCCCAGCCCGACACCGGTGAGCAGGCCTTGGAGATCGCCGACATGCTCATCCGTTCCGGGGCGCTCGACGTGGTGGTCATCGACTCGGTGGCCGCCCTCACCCCCCGGGCCGAGATCGAGGGTGAGATGGGCGACTCCCACGTCGGGTTGCAGGCGCGGCTGATGTCGCAGGCGTTGCGCAAGCTCACCGCCAACCTCAACAAGTCGAACACCATCTGCATCTTCATCAACCAGCTCCGGGAGAAGATCGGTGTGATGTTCGGGTCACCCGAGACCACCCCGGGTGGGCGGGCGCTCAAGTTCTATGCGTCGGTCCGGCTCGACATCCGCCGCATCGAGTCCATCAAGGACGGGGTCGAGGTGATCGGTAACCGCACCCGGGTCAAGGTGGTGAAGAACAAGGTTGCCCCCCCGTTCCGGCAGTGCGAGTTCGACATCATGTACGGCAAGGGCATCAGCCGTGAAGGGTCGCTGCTCGACGTCGGGGTCGATCAGGGCATCGTCAAGAAGTCGGGGGCCTGGTTCACCTACGAGGGGGAGCAGCTCGGGCAAGGGCGCGAGAACGCCAAGCAGTTCCTGGCGGAGAACCCCGAGATCATGATGGAGATCTCCGACCGGGTGCTCAGCGCGGTGGGCATCGGCGCCGCGGACGAGATGACCGAGGCCGACGACATCCCCATCACTCTCGACGACTGA
- the msrB gene encoding peptide-methionine (R)-S-oxide reductase MsrB — protein sequence MDDTDLRRRLTPEQYHVTQEGGTERAFTGEYWDCHDDGVYRCVVCDAPLYTSDTKYDSGTGWPSFWQPIEGAVDTRLDTSHGMVRTEVICASCGAHLGHVFDDGPRPTGQRFCMNSCALRLDRDTDPTGADRASSP from the coding sequence ATGGACGACACCGACCTGCGCCGACGGCTCACCCCCGAGCAGTACCACGTCACCCAGGAGGGCGGCACCGAACGGGCCTTCACCGGCGAGTACTGGGACTGCCACGACGACGGCGTCTACCGCTGCGTGGTCTGCGACGCCCCTCTGTACACCTCCGACACCAAATACGACTCCGGCACCGGGTGGCCGAGCTTCTGGCAGCCCATCGAAGGGGCCGTCGACACCCGTCTCGACACCAGCCATGGCATGGTGCGCACCGAGGTGATCTGCGCCTCCTGCGGGGCCCACCTGGGGCACGTGTTCGACGACGGCCCCCGACCCACCGGCCAGCGCTTCTGCATGAACTCCTGCGCGCTGCGCCTCGACCGCGACACCGACCCAACCGGAGCGGACCGCGCCAGCTCCCCGTGA
- the thpR gene encoding RNA 2',3'-cyclic phosphodiesterase — protein sequence MARLFIAVQPTEEVLDALAALPRPDDPGVRWTRREHWHVTLRFLGEADPEEAAEALAGLDQPETEALLGPAVSRVGRFVVAIPVQGLDELAAAVRALTAGIGEPPDPRPFTGHLTLARLGRRAACGLAGAPFSARFPVREVELLRSTLTAEGPIHEVIARRPLRPR from the coding sequence ATGGCCAGGCTGTTCATCGCCGTGCAGCCGACCGAGGAGGTGCTCGACGCGCTGGCCGCGCTCCCTCGACCGGACGATCCCGGGGTGCGTTGGACCCGCCGCGAGCACTGGCACGTGACCCTGCGGTTCCTGGGGGAGGCCGACCCGGAGGAGGCCGCCGAGGCGTTGGCCGGTCTCGATCAGCCCGAGACGGAGGCGTTGCTGGGCCCGGCGGTGAGCCGGGTGGGCCGCTTCGTGGTGGCCATCCCGGTGCAGGGCCTCGACGAGCTGGCGGCGGCGGTGCGGGCGCTCACCGCGGGGATCGGGGAGCCCCCCGATCCCCGGCCCTTCACCGGCCACCTGACCCTGGCCCGACTGGGTCGGCGCGCCGCCTGCGGGCTGGCCGGGGCCCCATTCTCGGCTCGGTTCCCGGTGCGGGAGGTCGAGCTGCTGCGAAGCACGCTCACCGCCGAGGGCCCGATCCACGAGGTGATCGCCCGCCGGCCGTTGCGGCCCCGCTGA
- a CDS encoding competence/damage-inducible protein A codes for MRCEVVAVGTELLLGQIVDTNSAWIGEQLAVAGIDSHFQTKVGDNRERIGQALRIALDRSDAVIVCGGLGPTPDDITRDVIAEVMGVELQLDPEVEERIRAMFGARGREMPANNLRQALVPVGATVMAQQPGTAPGLICPVGDKVIYAVPGVPYEMQAMVAGAVIPDLRRRAGEQAVIRSRVLRTWGQSESGLAEMLAGRIEELDRSGRCTLAFLASGIEGIKIRATAKAATLDEADAILDAEVELLEQLLGDLVFSTHDESMEEVVVAMLRDRGLTLAAAESVTGGLVSARVTAVPGASEVFRGGVVSYASEVKFDVLGVRRGPVVSDEAAVEMAEGACRLLGADCAVAVTGVAGPAEQEGLPVGTVFMAVTVEGDTRSTMVRLPGDRERVRQFAAISVLDMLRRALRGR; via the coding sequence ATGCGCTGTGAGGTCGTTGCGGTCGGCACGGAGCTGTTGCTCGGCCAGATCGTGGACACGAACTCGGCCTGGATCGGTGAGCAGCTCGCCGTCGCGGGCATCGACTCGCACTTCCAGACCAAGGTGGGCGACAACCGGGAGCGGATCGGGCAGGCGTTGCGCATCGCGCTGGATCGCTCCGACGCGGTGATCGTGTGCGGCGGCCTCGGGCCGACCCCCGACGACATCACCCGCGACGTCATCGCGGAGGTGATGGGGGTCGAGTTGCAGCTCGACCCCGAGGTGGAGGAGCGCATCAGGGCGATGTTCGGCGCTCGCGGTCGCGAGATGCCCGCCAACAACCTCCGCCAGGCATTGGTGCCGGTCGGGGCGACCGTGATGGCACAGCAGCCCGGCACCGCCCCCGGACTGATCTGCCCAGTGGGCGACAAGGTGATCTACGCCGTGCCCGGCGTCCCCTACGAGATGCAGGCGATGGTGGCGGGCGCGGTGATCCCCGACCTGCGGCGACGGGCCGGCGAGCAGGCGGTGATCCGCAGCCGCGTGTTGCGTACCTGGGGCCAGTCCGAGTCGGGTCTGGCGGAGATGCTCGCCGGACGCATCGAGGAGCTCGATCGGTCGGGTCGGTGCACGCTGGCGTTCCTCGCCAGCGGCATCGAGGGCATCAAGATCCGGGCCACGGCCAAGGCGGCCACCCTCGACGAGGCCGACGCCATCCTCGACGCGGAGGTCGAGCTGCTCGAGCAGCTCCTCGGTGATCTGGTATTCAGCACCCACGACGAGTCCATGGAGGAGGTCGTCGTGGCCATGCTGCGAGACCGGGGACTCACCCTCGCCGCCGCCGAGTCGGTCACCGGCGGGCTGGTGTCCGCCCGGGTGACCGCGGTGCCCGGCGCCAGCGAGGTGTTCCGGGGTGGGGTGGTCTCTTACGCCAGCGAGGTGAAGTTCGACGTGCTGGGGGTGCGCCGGGGCCCGGTGGTGAGCGACGAGGCGGCGGTCGAGATGGCGGAGGGAGCCTGCCGGTTGCTGGGCGCGGACTGCGCGGTGGCGGTCACCGGGGTGGCCGGACCGGCCGAGCAGGAGGGTCTGCCGGTCGGCACCGTGTTCATGGCGGTGACCGTGGAGGGCGACACCCGCTCGACCATGGTGCGCCTGCCCGGCGATCGGGAACGGGTCCGCCAGTTCGCCGCCATCTCGGTGCTGGACATGCTCCGGCGAGCGTTGCGGGGCCGCTAG
- the pgsA gene encoding CDP-diacylglycerol--glycerol-3-phosphate 3-phosphatidyltransferase — MSDVEPGEGRASAPAPPHASVYGPSALATPANFVTVVRLLAAPALFAMIADTVATWPNFVFWTVLAATDFVDGLMARRYGTTRSGAFLDPLADKVLVLGAMFALVAADAFPLVPVVVIAARELAISLFRVQLARHGLAVPARPSAKAKTFLQALAVGAALMPWLVPYRWIANSLLWAAVFFALVSGGQYLLDGRRAATTMSRDPGGPHYPPGG; from the coding sequence ATGAGCGACGTGGAGCCGGGCGAGGGCCGGGCGAGCGCCCCGGCACCCCCGCACGCATCCGTCTACGGACCCTCGGCGCTGGCCACGCCGGCGAACTTCGTGACCGTCGTGCGGCTGCTCGCCGCACCGGCCTTGTTCGCCATGATCGCCGACACCGTGGCCACCTGGCCCAACTTCGTCTTCTGGACCGTGCTCGCCGCCACCGACTTCGTCGACGGGTTGATGGCCCGCCGCTACGGCACCACCCGCAGCGGCGCCTTCCTCGATCCGCTGGCCGACAAGGTGCTGGTGCTCGGGGCCATGTTCGCCCTGGTCGCCGCGGACGCCTTCCCGCTGGTGCCGGTGGTGGTGATCGCGGCCCGCGAGCTCGCGATCTCGCTGTTCCGGGTGCAGCTCGCCCGCCACGGGCTGGCGGTGCCCGCTCGCCCGAGCGCGAAGGCCAAGACGTTCCTGCAGGCGCTGGCCGTCGGCGCGGCCCTGATGCCCTGGTTGGTGCCCTACCGCTGGATCGCCAACTCGCTGCTGTGGGCCGCGGTGTTCTTCGCCCTGGTCAGCGGGGGCCAGTACCTGCTCGACGGCCGGCGGGCAGCCACGACCATGTCCCGCGATCCCGGTGGCCCCCACTACCCGCCCGGCGGCTGA
- the rimO gene encoding 30S ribosomal protein S12 methylthiotransferase RimO, whose protein sequence is MARTFWVETLGCPKNQVDSDKLAGTLLAEGMAAAPAPEDADLVVVNTCAFVEEARAESIETILALGDARRPGAQLVVTGCLAERYGQELAAELPEADAVVGFGVPVTIGTKPATPSLDLLNLPRPPAAAPWAYVKVAEGCDRSCGFCAIPSFRGRQRSRTLDEVLAEIDALEVREVVLVAQDLASYGRDQGRGRKQLVPLVREAARRVDWVRLLYLYPAELSDELIDTIVATGVPYFDLSLQHVSAPLLRRMRRWGDARRFLERIDRIRRSEPAAALRTNFIVGYPGETEADHDALLAFVEQAQLDWCGFFAFSREEGTYAVGLDGEVPASLVAERLAELRELQDAIMATKRDELLGSRVEVLVEAPGRARSYREAPEIDGVIAVPSHLPVGVFAEVEITGAAGPDLEAVPVGAPAPAGVAGGGAGP, encoded by the coding sequence ATGGCGCGGACCTTCTGGGTGGAGACCCTGGGCTGTCCCAAGAACCAGGTGGACTCCGACAAGCTGGCCGGCACGCTGCTGGCGGAGGGCATGGCCGCCGCGCCGGCACCGGAGGACGCCGACCTGGTGGTGGTCAACACCTGTGCCTTCGTGGAGGAGGCCCGGGCCGAGTCGATCGAGACGATCCTCGCGCTGGGCGACGCCCGGCGGCCGGGCGCGCAGCTGGTGGTCACCGGCTGCCTGGCGGAGCGCTACGGCCAGGAGCTCGCGGCCGAGCTGCCGGAGGCCGACGCGGTCGTCGGCTTCGGGGTGCCGGTCACCATCGGCACGAAGCCCGCGACACCTTCGTTGGACCTGTTGAACCTTCCCCGCCCGCCGGCGGCGGCTCCCTGGGCGTACGTGAAGGTCGCCGAGGGATGCGACCGCAGCTGCGGCTTCTGCGCCATCCCCAGCTTCCGTGGCCGGCAGCGGTCGCGGACCCTCGACGAGGTGCTGGCCGAGATCGACGCGCTCGAGGTCCGTGAGGTCGTGCTGGTCGCCCAGGACCTCGCCAGCTACGGTCGCGACCAGGGCCGGGGCCGCAAGCAGCTCGTGCCGCTCGTGCGTGAGGCGGCCCGGCGGGTCGACTGGGTGCGGCTGCTCTACCTGTATCCCGCCGAGCTGTCCGACGAGCTGATCGACACGATCGTGGCCACCGGCGTGCCCTACTTCGATCTCTCCCTCCAGCACGTGTCGGCGCCCTTGCTGCGGCGCATGCGCCGCTGGGGTGACGCCCGCCGCTTTCTCGAGCGCATCGATCGCATCCGCCGGTCGGAGCCCGCGGCCGCGCTGCGCACCAACTTCATCGTGGGGTATCCGGGGGAGACGGAGGCCGATCACGACGCGCTGCTCGCGTTCGTCGAGCAGGCGCAGCTCGATTGGTGCGGGTTCTTCGCCTTCTCCCGCGAGGAGGGCACCTACGCGGTCGGGCTCGACGGCGAGGTCCCGGCGTCGCTGGTGGCGGAGCGGCTGGCCGAGCTGCGCGAGCTGCAGGACGCCATCATGGCGACCAAACGCGACGAGTTGCTCGGCAGCCGTGTCGAGGTGTTGGTGGAGGCACCGGGGCGGGCCCGCAGCTACCGGGAGGCACCCGAGATCGACGGCGTCATCGCCGTGCCCTCGCACCTCCCCGTCGGCGTCTTCGCCGAGGTCGAGATCACCGGCGCGGCAGGTCCCGATCTCGAGGCGGTGCCGGTCGGGGCGCCGGCTCCTGCCGGTGTGGCGGGCGGTGGGGCGGGGCCATGA
- a CDS encoding NUDIX hydrolase: MRWTVHGERTLYRSDWLRLTLVDVEVPGIRRFEHHVVRSTAPAVGVIVHDPDRGVLLLWRHRFITDTWGWEIPAGRVDAGESLEQAAAREALEETGWRPGPLERLASWFPTNGLSDQSFTAYLASGAVHVGEPTDPSEAERVEWVPVDRVVELLAQGAVTDGLSLTGLATALALGRLR; encoded by the coding sequence ATGCGCTGGACGGTCCACGGCGAGCGCACCCTCTACCGCAGCGACTGGTTGCGCCTGACGCTCGTCGATGTCGAGGTGCCGGGGATCCGGCGCTTCGAGCACCACGTGGTGCGATCCACCGCACCAGCCGTCGGGGTCATCGTGCACGACCCCGACCGCGGGGTGCTGCTGCTCTGGCGGCACCGCTTCATCACCGACACCTGGGGCTGGGAGATCCCCGCCGGGCGCGTCGACGCCGGTGAGAGCCTGGAGCAGGCCGCGGCCCGCGAGGCGCTGGAGGAGACCGGTTGGCGGCCCGGCCCGCTCGAGCGGCTGGCCAGCTGGTTCCCGACCAACGGGTTGTCCGACCAGTCGTTCACCGCGTACCTGGCGAGCGGCGCGGTGCACGTCGGCGAGCCGACCGATCCCTCGGAGGCCGAGCGGGTGGAGTGGGTCCCGGTGGATCGGGTGGTCGAGCTGCTGGCGCAGGGGGCGGTGACCGACGGGCTGTCGCTCACCGGGCTGGCCACCGCACTCGCCCTCGGTCGGTTGCGCTGA
- a CDS encoding SMP-30/gluconolactonase/LRE family protein, with amino-acid sequence MSELVELASGLRFPEGPVAMPDGSVLLVEIARGTLSRVRPGGTIEVVADCGGGPNGAAIGPDGAVYLCNNGGFFDWNEVEGIGLVPSPGSAHAGGSIQRVDPTTGEVRVVYTACGDDPLIAPNDLVFDVHGGFWFTDHGVTGDSTQAAVLYAHPDGSRIEGVVHGLESPNGIGLSPDGSRLYVAETHHGRLWAWEVTGPGRVATSPSSPGRHGGELLHDAPEGQLFDSLAVDGDGWVCVATIVNGGITCVSPDGSTIEHVPVPDTIVTNICFGGIGGRTAFITASGTGKLFSCEWPRPGLPLAF; translated from the coding sequence ATGAGCGAGCTGGTGGAGCTGGCATCGGGGCTGAGGTTCCCGGAGGGTCCGGTGGCCATGCCCGACGGCAGCGTGCTGCTGGTCGAGATCGCCCGGGGCACGCTGAGCCGGGTGCGTCCCGGCGGAACGATCGAGGTGGTGGCCGACTGCGGTGGAGGCCCGAACGGCGCGGCCATCGGACCCGACGGGGCCGTGTACCTCTGCAACAACGGGGGGTTCTTCGACTGGAACGAGGTGGAAGGCATCGGGTTGGTCCCGTCCCCGGGCTCGGCCCACGCGGGCGGTTCGATCCAGCGGGTCGATCCCACCACCGGTGAGGTGCGTGTGGTCTACACCGCCTGCGGCGATGACCCGCTCATCGCACCCAACGACCTCGTGTTCGACGTGCACGGCGGCTTCTGGTTCACCGACCACGGCGTCACCGGTGACTCGACCCAGGCCGCCGTGCTCTACGCCCACCCGGACGGCTCCCGCATCGAGGGGGTCGTGCACGGGCTCGAGAGCCCCAACGGCATCGGCCTGTCGCCCGATGGGTCGCGCCTGTACGTCGCCGAGACCCACCACGGCCGCCTCTGGGCCTGGGAGGTCACGGGCCCCGGTCGGGTGGCGACGTCGCCCTCGTCGCCGGGCAGGCACGGTGGCGAACTGCTCCACGACGCCCCGGAGGGCCAGCTGTTCGACTCGCTGGCCGTCGACGGCGACGGGTGGGTCTGCGTGGCGACCATCGTCAACGGCGGCATCACCTGCGTGTCGCCCGACGGTTCGACCATCGAACACGTGCCGGTCCCCGACACGATCGTGACCAACATCTGCTTCGGAGGTATCGGAGGCCGCACCGCGTTCATCACCGCGTCGGGCACCGGCAAGCTGTTCTCCTGCGAGTGGCCTCGCCCGGGCCTACCCCTCGCGTTCTGA
- a CDS encoding calcium/sodium antiporter: MVLAVASVLAGLVLLTQAADHFVLGSARLARLLQLSPVIVGVVVMGFGTSAPELFVSGLAAVEGNVDLGVGNILGSNVANLALVLGCAALVRRVGVTSRVLRREVPLSAAATVGFAVMVMAGRLYRIEGAVLLAGFAGAVWLLVRAALRNREDERRLVVEVQEETDHERVSPRRRARELLRVVLGLAGVLVGAQFLVSGASDVAERLGISQGIVGVTLVAVGTSLPELVTAIASSRHGHDDLIVGNVLGSNLVNSLAVGAVVALAGAGALADPGVARRAAVASIVVVAVSWVVMGRRLLVDRVEGGVLLGLYAAMVPLLVL; the protein is encoded by the coding sequence GTGGTCCTCGCGGTCGCGTCCGTTCTCGCCGGTCTGGTCCTGCTCACGCAGGCCGCCGACCACTTCGTGCTGGGGTCGGCTCGCCTGGCCCGCCTGCTGCAGCTCTCGCCGGTGATCGTGGGCGTGGTGGTGATGGGCTTCGGGACCAGCGCCCCGGAGCTGTTCGTGTCGGGCCTGGCGGCCGTCGAGGGCAACGTCGACCTGGGGGTCGGCAACATCCTCGGCTCGAACGTCGCGAACCTCGCGCTCGTGCTCGGGTGCGCGGCGCTCGTGCGCCGGGTGGGCGTCACCTCACGGGTCTTGCGCCGCGAGGTCCCGCTCAGCGCGGCCGCTACGGTCGGGTTCGCGGTGATGGTGATGGCTGGTCGCCTCTACCGGATCGAGGGCGCCGTGCTGCTCGCCGGCTTCGCCGGGGCGGTGTGGCTGCTGGTTCGTGCCGCGTTGCGCAACCGGGAGGACGAGCGACGCCTCGTCGTCGAGGTGCAGGAAGAGACCGACCACGAGCGTGTCTCGCCTCGCCGGCGGGCGCGGGAGCTGCTGCGGGTGGTGCTGGGGCTCGCCGGCGTGCTGGTGGGGGCGCAGTTCCTGGTGAGCGGGGCCTCCGACGTGGCGGAGCGGCTCGGCATCTCCCAGGGGATCGTGGGTGTGACGCTGGTGGCGGTGGGAACCTCGTTGCCGGAGCTGGTGACCGCGATCGCCTCGTCACGCCACGGCCACGACGACCTGATCGTGGGGAACGTCCTCGGCTCCAACCTCGTCAACAGCCTCGCCGTGGGAGCTGTGGTGGCGCTGGCCGGCGCCGGCGCACTCGCCGATCCCGGGGTCGCCCGGCGGGCTGCGGTGGCGTCGATCGTCGTGGTCGCCGTGTCGTGGGTGGTGATGGGCCGGCGGCTGCTGGTGGACCGGGTCGAGGGAGGGGTGCTGCTCGGGCTCTACGCCGCCATGGTCCCGCTCCTGGTGCTCTGA